A genomic stretch from Desulfohalobium retbaense DSM 5692 includes:
- the pseC gene encoding UDP-4-amino-4,6-dideoxy-N-acetyl-beta-L-altrosamine transaminase: MIPYGRQEITEADIEAVVEVLRSDLITQGSKVPEFERAVTQQVSAKHAVATNSATSALHLACRTLGVGPGDRVWTSPITFVASANCALYCGAQVDFVDIDPNTYNMSVQALEAKLDAAERTGTLPKVVIPVHMCGQSCEMQEIGELAWRYGFFVLEDASHAIGGYYQQKPVGNCHYSDITVFSFHPVKIITTAEGGMAVTNNPGLAQQMELLRSHGITRDPNLFADVQYSTSKTVPRIPDHGPWYYQQIDLGYNYRMTDIQAALGLKQLERLKTYVTKRRKLAYRYDELLADLPFHTPWQNPDTESAWHIYIIRFNLEEIEPNRRKVFDFLRQQGIGVNVHYIPVHTQPYYRKIGFDWGMFPSAEKYYWEAITLPLFPTMTKETQNQVVNALKKIAHKIDRMAHK, translated from the coding sequence ATGATCCCTTACGGACGTCAGGAAATTACAGAAGCGGACATTGAAGCTGTTGTCGAGGTTTTGCGTTCGGATTTGATCACCCAAGGCTCTAAGGTTCCTGAGTTCGAGCGCGCTGTGACGCAACAGGTGAGTGCAAAACACGCCGTGGCCACCAATAGCGCCACTTCCGCGCTGCATCTGGCCTGCCGTACACTTGGGGTCGGCCCGGGCGATCGGGTCTGGACTTCGCCTATCACCTTTGTAGCCTCGGCTAATTGCGCTTTATATTGTGGCGCCCAGGTCGATTTTGTGGATATCGACCCCAATACCTATAATATGAGCGTCCAGGCCTTGGAAGCCAAGCTGGATGCGGCAGAACGTACCGGGACCCTGCCCAAGGTGGTGATCCCGGTGCATATGTGCGGGCAATCCTGCGAGATGCAGGAGATTGGAGAATTGGCTTGGCGGTACGGCTTTTTTGTGCTCGAAGACGCTTCTCACGCCATAGGCGGATATTATCAGCAGAAGCCTGTCGGAAATTGCCACTACAGTGATATTACGGTCTTCAGTTTCCATCCGGTAAAAATCATCACCACCGCAGAGGGCGGCATGGCGGTTACCAATAACCCGGGCCTAGCCCAACAGATGGAATTACTCCGCAGTCATGGCATTACTCGAGACCCAAACCTTTTTGCTGACGTCCAATATTCGACTTCGAAAACCGTACCCCGGATTCCGGACCACGGACCTTGGTACTACCAGCAAATCGATTTGGGGTACAACTACCGCATGACCGACATCCAGGCCGCTTTGGGCCTCAAGCAACTGGAGCGCCTGAAAACCTACGTAACCAAGCGCCGGAAATTGGCTTACCGCTATGACGAGCTGCTGGCCGATCTGCCCTTTCATACGCCCTGGCAGAATCCCGATACCGAATCTGCTTGGCATATCTATATAATCCGCTTCAATCTTGAGGAGATTGAACCGAACCGTAGAAAAGTTTTCGACTTTTTGCGCCAACAGGGCATTGGCGTAAACGTGCATTATATCCCGGTCCATACCCAGCCTTATTACCGCAAAATAGGTTTTGACTGGGGAATGTTTCCTTCGGCTGAGAAATATTACTGGGAGGCAATAACCTTACCTTTGTTTCCGACAATGACCAAGGAAACACAAAATCAAGTCGTGAATGCTTTAAAAAAAATTGCTCACAAAATAGATAGAATGGCACATAAATAA
- the pseB gene encoding UDP-N-acetylglucosamine 4,6-dehydratase (inverting) has protein sequence MFNGKSILITGGTGSFGKQYIKTILDRYKPRRIVVYSRDELKQFDMQQEFNDPCMRYFIGDVRDKERLSMAMRGIDYVIHAAALKQVPAAEYNPTECIRTNIQGAENVIHAALENDVEKVIALSTDKAANPINLYGATKLCSDKLFVAGNNLAGGRDTRFAVVRYGNVVGSRGSVVPFFQKLIYNGTDHLPITHKDMTRFWITLQEGVDFVLTNFQRMQGGEIFVPKIPSVRIVDLASAMAPNLPHKFVGIRPGEKLHEVMCPSDDSHLTFEFNNHYVISPSIKFFGQSNGYTINALEEKGQPVAQGFEYNSGNNSYFLDSEAIKQYNHLAQA, from the coding sequence ATGTTTAACGGCAAATCCATCCTCATCACTGGCGGCACAGGCTCGTTTGGAAAGCAATATATCAAGACTATTCTTGATCGCTATAAGCCCCGCAGAATTGTTGTCTATTCCCGTGACGAGCTTAAGCAATTCGATATGCAGCAAGAGTTTAATGATCCATGCATGCGCTATTTTATCGGCGATGTGCGGGATAAAGAGCGCTTATCTATGGCCATGCGCGGCATAGACTATGTCATCCACGCCGCTGCGCTCAAGCAAGTTCCAGCTGCGGAATATAACCCCACCGAGTGCATCCGCACCAACATCCAGGGCGCGGAAAATGTTATCCACGCCGCCCTGGAAAACGACGTGGAGAAGGTTATTGCCCTGTCTACGGACAAGGCCGCCAACCCAATCAATCTCTACGGTGCGACCAAGCTTTGCTCAGACAAGCTTTTTGTGGCCGGCAACAATCTTGCCGGCGGGCGCGACACCCGCTTTGCCGTGGTCCGTTACGGCAATGTTGTCGGATCGCGGGGTTCGGTAGTGCCGTTTTTCCAAAAGCTTATCTACAACGGCACCGATCACCTGCCGATCACCCACAAGGACATGACCCGGTTCTGGATTACCCTCCAAGAGGGCGTGGATTTCGTGCTGACCAATTTCCAGCGCATGCAGGGAGGGGAAATCTTCGTACCCAAGATCCCCTCGGTGCGGATCGTGGACCTGGCCTCGGCCATGGCCCCGAATCTGCCCCACAAATTTGTGGGCATCCGGCCCGGTGAAAAGCTCCACGAGGTCATGTGCCCCAGCGACGATTCCCACCTGACTTTCGAGTTCAACAACCACTATGTCATTTCCCCGTCCATCAAATTTTTTGGTCAGAGCAATGGGTACACGATAAATGCTCTGGAGGAAAAGGGACAGCCTGTCGCCCAGGGTTTTGAATATAACTCTGGCAATAATTCTTATTTTCTTGATAGCGAAGCCATCAAACAATACAATCACTTGGCGCAAGCATGA